The proteins below are encoded in one region of Ereboglobus luteus:
- a CDS encoding phosphatidate cytidylyltransferase, with translation MPVILKRTFSTLTLWAAIISLLYFVGAHAAVWMVALMAVVSIYEFNKLTRAIGHHPFQIMSMVVAGLMIIVPYYFPQWNFTATDLLVVGVLGTAIRILGERDPATRTETLSSTIFALVYVPLMLGYFVRIIGQYTAPSASAGVLFFVWVVIVTKLCDTGALLTGMACGKHKMTPVISPKKTWEGVVGGVITSALISALFAWLFARWLPAGFTPLFAALVALPLAVLGVIGDLVESIIKRRADIKDSGKLAPGIGGMFDMTDSLILTAPAAFWLLRLM, from the coding sequence ATGCCCGTCATCCTCAAACGAACTTTTTCCACGCTCACGCTTTGGGCGGCGATCATTTCATTGCTCTATTTTGTCGGCGCGCACGCCGCCGTTTGGATGGTCGCGCTCATGGCCGTTGTTTCCATTTACGAGTTCAACAAACTCACGCGCGCCATCGGCCATCATCCGTTTCAAATCATGAGCATGGTCGTCGCGGGGCTGATGATCATCGTGCCCTATTATTTCCCCCAATGGAATTTCACCGCGACCGACCTGCTTGTCGTCGGCGTGCTTGGCACCGCCATCCGCATACTCGGCGAACGCGATCCGGCCACTCGCACGGAGACGCTTTCCTCGACGATTTTCGCGCTCGTTTACGTGCCGCTCATGCTCGGTTATTTCGTGCGCATCATCGGGCAATACACCGCGCCCAGCGCCTCGGCCGGCGTGCTGTTTTTTGTGTGGGTCGTGATCGTCACCAAACTTTGCGACACCGGCGCGCTCCTCACCGGCATGGCCTGCGGCAAGCATAAGATGACACCCGTCATCAGCCCGAAAAAAACATGGGAGGGCGTGGTCGGCGGCGTCATCACCTCGGCGCTCATCAGCGCGCTCTTCGCGTGGCTCTTCGCGCGCTGGCTGCCCGCGGGTTTCACGCCGCTTTTCGCCGCGCTCGTCGCCCTGCCGCTCGCCGTGCTCGGCGTGATCGGAGACCTCGTCGAATCCATCATCAAACGCCGCGCCGACATCAAGGACTCCGGCAAACTGGCCCCCGGCATCGGCGGCATGTTCGACATGACCGACAGCCTCATTCTTACGGCGCCAGCAGCCTTCTGGCTGCTGCGCCTAATGTAG
- a CDS encoding bifunctional UDP-3-O-[3-hydroxymyristoyl] N-acetylglucosamine deacetylase/3-hydroxyacyl-ACP dehydratase — protein sequence MKQRTLAREVTIQGKALHTGEEVTMTMRPAPANHGIVFKRVDLPGSPELRPRVDQISDLVRATTIQVGHAKLHTVEHILSALTGCGIDNVLIEINASEPPIMDGSARPFVNMILQAEPVEQDKDREYFTLDAPVSVSRGNSTIIALPADELKISCTSADDRGIHTQHLSIAIDPDVYMSQIAAARTFTIYEDIEELLKLGKIKGGTLDCAVVIKGDKILSKEGLRFNDEFVRHKILDIIGDITLLGMPLKAHIIATRPGHAINADLTKALYEKLLERKKKPAKKKAARADTLRPNETSLDIKRILEMMPHRYPFVMVDRVIEFIGDNELVAIKNVSINEPYFQGHYPEEPLMPGVLQLEAMAQASGLLLLRGVSVDGRTPFFMSADKIKFRRPVRPGDQLTINAKLTKVRANKLAVAEATCTVGGNVVSSAELMFTLVDAETGVMGAG from the coding sequence ATGAAACAACGCACTCTCGCTCGGGAAGTCACCATACAAGGCAAAGCGCTCCACACGGGCGAAGAAGTCACCATGACCATGCGGCCCGCGCCGGCAAACCACGGCATCGTCTTCAAACGCGTCGACTTGCCCGGCAGCCCCGAGCTCCGCCCCCGCGTCGACCAAATCTCCGATCTCGTCCGCGCCACCACCATCCAGGTCGGCCACGCCAAGCTCCACACCGTCGAGCACATCCTCTCCGCCCTCACCGGCTGCGGCATCGACAACGTCCTCATCGAGATCAACGCCTCCGAACCCCCGATCATGGACGGCTCCGCGCGCCCCTTCGTAAACATGATCCTTCAGGCCGAGCCCGTCGAGCAGGACAAGGACCGCGAATACTTCACGCTCGACGCCCCCGTCTCCGTCTCGCGCGGCAACTCCACCATCATCGCCCTCCCCGCCGACGAACTCAAAATCTCCTGCACCTCGGCCGACGACCGCGGCATCCACACCCAGCACCTCTCGATCGCGATCGACCCCGACGTTTACATGTCGCAGATCGCCGCCGCGCGCACCTTCACCATCTACGAGGACATTGAGGAACTGCTCAAGCTCGGCAAAATCAAGGGCGGCACCCTCGACTGCGCCGTCGTCATCAAGGGCGACAAAATCCTCTCCAAGGAGGGCCTGCGCTTCAACGACGAGTTCGTGCGCCACAAGATCCTCGACATCATCGGCGACATCACGCTCCTCGGCATGCCCCTCAAGGCGCACATCATTGCCACGCGCCCCGGCCACGCCATCAACGCCGACCTCACCAAGGCCCTCTACGAAAAACTCCTCGAGCGCAAAAAGAAGCCCGCGAAAAAGAAGGCCGCCCGCGCCGACACGCTCCGCCCCAACGAAACCTCACTCGACATCAAGCGCATCCTCGAAATGATGCCGCACCGCTATCCCTTCGTGATGGTTGACCGCGTCATCGAATTCATCGGCGATAACGAGCTCGTCGCCATCAAAAACGTCTCCATCAACGAACCCTATTTCCAGGGGCACTATCCCGAGGAGCCCCTCATGCCCGGCGTGCTCCAGCTCGAAGCCATGGCGCAGGCCTCCGGCCTCCTCCTCCTGCGCGGAGTAAGTGTTGACGGACGCACCCCGTTTTTCATGAGCGCCGACAAGATCAAGTTCCGCCGCCCCGTGCGCCCCGGCGACCAGCTCACCATCAACGCCAAGCTCACCAAAGTCCGCGCCAACAAACTCGCCGTCGCCGAGGCCACCTGCACCGTCGGCGGCAACGTCGTGTCGAGCGCCGAGCTCATGTTCACCCTCGTCGACGCCGAAACCGGCGTCATGGGAGCGGGCTGA
- the lpxA gene encoding acyl-ACP--UDP-N-acetylglucosamine O-acyltransferase, giving the protein MSSLIHPSAVVEPGAQLGDGVEIGPFAYIGAQVRLGDGTRVRHHGTVEGNTHLGKNCDVFPYAYIGAKTQDLKYKGGNPGVRIGDGNTFREFVSVHGGTNDGEHTILGNNNLVLCYAHIAHDCVLGNNIIMSGYAGLAGHVTVEDHVVFGANAGVHQFCRIGAYVMLGGYSKIVQDIAPFMIADGNPAAIRTINKIGLERNGFTPEQIERVKQAYRILFRDGLNRTQAMEKLTAHEHAQTPEFQRIMTFAETSTRGLAPGA; this is encoded by the coding sequence ATGTCCTCTCTCATCCACCCCAGCGCGGTCGTCGAACCCGGCGCGCAACTCGGCGACGGCGTTGAAATTGGTCCCTTTGCCTACATCGGCGCGCAAGTCCGCCTCGGCGACGGCACCCGCGTGCGGCACCACGGCACCGTCGAAGGCAACACGCACCTCGGCAAAAACTGCGACGTCTTCCCCTACGCCTACATTGGCGCCAAGACGCAGGACCTCAAATACAAGGGTGGCAACCCCGGCGTGCGCATCGGAGACGGCAACACCTTCCGCGAATTCGTCTCCGTCCACGGAGGCACCAACGACGGCGAGCACACCATTCTCGGCAACAACAACCTCGTCCTCTGCTACGCGCACATCGCGCACGACTGCGTGCTCGGCAACAACATCATCATGAGCGGCTACGCCGGCCTCGCCGGACACGTCACGGTCGAGGATCACGTCGTCTTCGGGGCCAACGCCGGCGTGCACCAATTCTGCCGTATTGGCGCGTATGTCATGCTCGGCGGCTATTCAAAAATCGTGCAGGACATAGCCCCCTTCATGATCGCCGACGGCAACCCCGCGGCCATCCGCACGATCAACAAAATCGGCCTTGAGCGCAACGGCTTCACGCCCGAGCAAATCGAGCGCGTGAAACAAGCCTACCGAATCCTCTTCCGCGACGGCCTGAACCGCACCCAGGCGATGGAAAAACTCACCGCCCACGAGCACGCCCAAACTCCCGAGTTCCAGCGCATCATGACCTTCGCCGAAACCAGCACCCGAGGCTTGGCGCCGGGAGCGTAA
- a CDS encoding isoprenyl transferase: MPPAHKQPLPNATLPTHVAIIMDGNGRWAKQRGLPRLEGHRRGAKAVRSTLTAAFEAGVKYLTLYAFSVENWKRPQDEVGGLMRLLNYFLKQELKTLQKNKISLRTIGRTDALPPSVRKELAATIKATAHHKDRALILALNYGSRTEIADAAAAYARAVAAGKENPDDVSWDAFARHLYTAEIPDPDLVIRTSGETRISNFLLMQSAYAEFIFTPVLWPDFGKAELLACLAEYAKRERRFGQTGEQVAGREKSEK, encoded by the coding sequence ATGCCGCCCGCCCACAAACAGCCTTTGCCGAACGCGACGCTGCCAACGCACGTCGCAATCATCATGGACGGCAACGGTCGCTGGGCGAAACAGCGCGGCCTCCCCCGGCTCGAGGGGCACCGCCGCGGCGCAAAGGCCGTGCGCTCCACGCTCACCGCCGCGTTTGAGGCCGGCGTGAAATACCTCACGCTCTACGCCTTCTCCGTCGAAAACTGGAAGCGTCCGCAGGACGAGGTCGGCGGCCTCATGCGCCTGCTCAATTATTTCCTCAAGCAGGAGCTCAAGACCCTCCAGAAAAACAAAATCTCGCTCCGCACCATCGGCCGCACCGACGCGCTTCCGCCTTCCGTGCGCAAGGAGCTCGCCGCCACAATCAAGGCCACCGCGCACCACAAGGACCGCGCGCTCATCCTCGCGCTCAACTACGGCTCGCGCACCGAAATCGCCGATGCCGCCGCCGCCTACGCAAGGGCCGTCGCCGCAGGAAAAGAAAATCCCGACGACGTCTCCTGGGACGCCTTTGCGCGCCACCTCTACACCGCCGAAATCCCCGATCCCGACCTCGTCATCCGCACATCCGGCGAGACGCGCATCAGCAATTTCCTCCTCATGCAAAGCGCCTACGCCGAGTTCATTTTCACGCCCGTGCTCTGGCCCGACTTCGGCAAGGCCGAGCTCCTCGCCTGCCTCGCCGAATACGCCAAGCGCGAACGCCGCTTCGGACAAACCGGCGAGCAAGTCGCCGGAAGAGAGAAGAGTGAAAAATGA
- a CDS encoding four helix bundle protein has product MKGEKKEAGGMPHDICERTFLFAVRIVNLCRTLSDRAATNEARLLSSQLFRSGTSVGANVEEAQSSQSKPDYIAKLSIACKEARETRYWLRLLEAAGILQSDRLHDITDEANQLIAILTTIIKKCRASLPK; this is encoded by the coding sequence ATGAAGGGTGAAAAAAAAGAAGCTGGCGGGATGCCGCACGACATTTGTGAACGCACCTTTTTGTTCGCGGTGCGCATTGTGAATCTTTGCCGCACACTTTCAGACCGGGCCGCGACTAACGAAGCGCGTTTGCTTTCCAGCCAGCTTTTCCGCTCCGGCACCTCGGTTGGCGCCAACGTGGAGGAAGCTCAAAGCAGTCAGAGCAAACCCGACTACATCGCCAAACTCTCCATCGCCTGCAAGGAGGCGCGGGAAACGCGCTATTGGTTGCGCCTGCTGGAGGCGGCCGGCATTCTTCAATCCGACCGCCTTCACGATATCACCGACGAAGCAAACCAGCTCATCGCCATCCTCACCACCATTATCAAAAAATGCCGCGCCTCCCTTCCTAAATAA
- a CDS encoding adenylyltransferase/cytidyltransferase family protein, translated as MNNAFEPKILTPEQARAERDRLHAAGGKLIFTNGCFDILHRGHVTYMSFARAQGDALCVGLNSDASVRRSKGPNRPINSQEDRAYVLGSLRSVDYVVFFDEDEPRDLIAKIIPHVLVKGRDWAHYVSGRDIVEANGGKVVLADMVAGRSTTNTIERVLAVYGGKENVDVKSADAAAGKTGSA; from the coding sequence ATGAACAACGCATTTGAGCCCAAAATCCTCACGCCCGAGCAAGCCCGCGCCGAGCGCGACCGGTTGCACGCGGCGGGCGGGAAGCTCATTTTTACCAACGGCTGTTTCGACATTCTGCACCGCGGCCACGTCACCTACATGAGCTTTGCGCGCGCGCAGGGCGACGCGCTTTGCGTCGGGCTCAACAGCGACGCCTCCGTGCGCCGGAGCAAGGGGCCGAACCGCCCGATCAATTCGCAGGAGGACCGCGCCTATGTGCTCGGCTCGCTCCGCTCGGTTGATTACGTTGTGTTTTTCGACGAGGACGAGCCGAGGGATCTCATTGCAAAAATCATCCCGCACGTGCTCGTGAAGGGGCGCGATTGGGCGCACTATGTGAGCGGTCGCGACATCGTCGAGGCCAACGGCGGCAAGGTCGTGCTCGCCGACATGGTCGCGGGCCGCTCAACCACAAACACCATTGAGCGCGTGCTCGCCGTTTACGGCGGCAAGGAAAACGTCGATGTGAAAAGCGCTGACGCCGCGGCGGGCAAAACGGGTTCGGCGTAA
- a CDS encoding M56 family metallopeptidase, with translation MLLAITVRGTFVFLLTWLLDRAFRGRMSARSRRVWWVVVPVSFLLPAGLPLFPAPAVDHDTVAAAFSRAGDPGVGADGLAAASSGFFSISPGSALAAVWLLGVVAYLAVVIIRTARSSRHWSRIRLSTDEALLSLLEDCKEKAGVTAPIGIAVAGDIPAPALLGWLRPRILLPEAFVFPGQRETLRAVLLHELAHFRSLDIPLHWLQTLACAVHWFNPFAHLGARAWMRFREEAADEAAIIWFGGDGAEDYGEAFVNALKHSRIFSLPFGSSTVVKFNQNHKQRMIMILNHAKKTPRAHLAAVVALALTVAATVLPVQADNSATPAQPDTSTQSIDGWPKAIDASLTIVIEKNGNIRFNGKQATVDQLAVLLHQVKTISRDTPVLISVEENTPIKAVVFVVDVCRKIGLSKLSLQSW, from the coding sequence ATGCTTCTCGCAATCACGGTTCGCGGCACGTTTGTATTTCTCCTGACGTGGTTGTTGGATCGCGCGTTTCGCGGACGGATGAGCGCGCGCAGCCGGCGCGTGTGGTGGGTTGTCGTGCCGGTCAGTTTTTTGCTGCCCGCCGGTTTGCCGCTTTTTCCCGCGCCGGCGGTGGATCATGACACCGTCGCGGCGGCGTTTTCGCGGGCGGGCGATCCCGGCGTTGGCGCGGACGGGCTTGCCGCGGCGAGCTCGGGATTTTTTTCGATTTCGCCCGGGAGCGCGCTCGCGGCCGTCTGGTTGCTCGGGGTGGTCGCGTATCTGGCGGTTGTGATAATCCGGACGGCGCGGTCGTCGCGGCATTGGTCGCGCATTCGCCTGAGCACGGACGAGGCGTTGCTTTCGCTGCTGGAGGATTGCAAGGAGAAGGCGGGCGTCACGGCGCCGATCGGCATCGCGGTTGCGGGGGATATTCCGGCGCCGGCGCTGCTCGGCTGGTTGCGTCCGCGGATTTTGCTTCCGGAGGCCTTTGTTTTTCCCGGACAACGCGAAACACTGCGGGCTGTTTTGCTGCACGAGCTGGCGCACTTCCGGTCGCTCGACATTCCGTTGCATTGGTTGCAAACGCTCGCGTGCGCCGTGCATTGGTTCAACCCGTTCGCGCATCTCGGCGCGCGCGCGTGGATGCGATTTCGCGAGGAGGCGGCGGACGAGGCTGCGATCATCTGGTTCGGCGGGGACGGCGCGGAGGATTACGGGGAGGCCTTTGTCAACGCATTGAAACACAGCCGGATATTTTCACTCCCGTTTGGCTCGTCCACCGTTGTGAAGTTCAACCAAAACCACAAACAACGTATGATTATGATACTGAACCATGCCAAAAAAACTCCTCGGGCGCATCTCGCGGCTGTTGTTGCACTTGCTTTGACTGTTGCTGCAACGGTGTTGCCCGTGCAGGCCGACAATTCGGCGACGCCGGCCCAACCGGACACATCGACCCAATCCATAGATGGATGGCCGAAAGCCATTGACGCCAGCCTTACCATCGTGATCGAAAAAAACGGTAATATACGCTTCAACGGCAAACAAGCCACCGTGGATCAACTCGCTGTGCTCCTTCATCAAGTCAAAACAATCAGTCGCGATACGCCTGTGCTCATCAGCGTCGAAGAAAATACGCCGATCAAAGCGGTGGTCTTCGTCGTCGACGTTTGTCGTAAGATCGGCCTGAGTAAACTTAGCCTGCAATCGTGGTAG
- a CDS encoding BlaI/MecI/CopY family transcriptional regulator produces MKTPPRISESEWDVMKIVWRDGPCQAQVVIDALAEPNEWSASTIKTLLNRLLRKGVLTHEKLGKSYVYAAAFTEAQCRADAAESFIDRVFDGALSPLLAHFAGSGKKLRKEDIAELENLLRASKKK; encoded by the coding sequence ATGAAAACGCCGCCCCGCATTTCCGAATCCGAATGGGATGTGATGAAAATCGTTTGGCGCGACGGCCCGTGCCAGGCGCAGGTCGTGATCGACGCGCTTGCGGAGCCGAACGAGTGGTCGGCCTCCACGATCAAGACGCTGCTCAACCGCCTGCTGCGCAAGGGCGTTTTGACACATGAGAAACTCGGCAAGTCCTATGTGTATGCCGCCGCGTTTACCGAGGCGCAGTGCCGCGCCGATGCCGCCGAGTCGTTCATCGACCGCGTGTTTGACGGGGCGCTTTCGCCGTTGCTGGCGCACTTTGCCGGTTCCGGCAAAAAACTGCGCAAGGAAGACATCGCCGAGCTCGAAAACCTGCTGCGCGCCTCAAAAAAGAAATGA
- the cysS gene encoding cysteine--tRNA ligase: MSIRLHDSLTRTALELAPGQPDGVFRFYNCGPTVYAPAHIGNFRTFVVNDLIRRLLELEFGKDKVHHVRNITDVDDKTIRRSREENRTLSEVTRQWTEKFHADCDALNCLRPHDEPRATDPRYMSEQVNMIDVLLEKGNAYVAPDGSVYFKVSSYPAYGALSRVKERELKLGSALAGKPEASAADADEKEDGSDFALWKAHKPEDGPNQWPGPRNAAAGRPGWHIECSAMSKAILGPTIDLHTGGVDLLFPHHENEIAQSQCCNDRTFSRHWYHSEHLLVDGKKMSKSLGNLYTLDQLAAMGHTPMALRYALLAGHPRKQLNFTLDSLHAAEKALATFRAFATALPPSGGDAAVLDPFFAALHDDLNTPAALGALFTLVNRGPAESKLDAPVFARAMFALGLKLDAPAAPKIEVPAEITALAEQRWAAKKAKDFAAADRLRGELTAAGWTMLDGKDGYKLEPAKK, encoded by the coding sequence ATGTCCATCCGTCTTCACGACTCGCTCACACGCACCGCGCTCGAACTCGCGCCCGGTCAACCCGACGGCGTTTTCCGTTTCTACAACTGCGGCCCCACGGTTTACGCGCCCGCGCACATCGGCAACTTCCGCACCTTTGTCGTCAACGACCTCATCCGCCGCCTGCTTGAACTCGAATTCGGCAAGGACAAAGTCCACCACGTCCGCAACATCACCGACGTTGACGACAAAACCATCCGCCGCTCGCGCGAGGAAAACCGCACGCTCTCCGAGGTCACCCGCCAGTGGACGGAAAAATTTCACGCCGATTGCGACGCGCTCAATTGCCTGCGCCCGCACGACGAGCCCCGCGCCACCGACCCGCGCTACATGAGCGAGCAGGTCAACATGATCGATGTGCTCCTCGAAAAAGGAAACGCCTACGTCGCGCCCGACGGCTCCGTGTATTTCAAAGTCTCCTCCTATCCCGCCTACGGCGCGCTCTCCCGCGTCAAGGAGCGCGAGCTCAAGCTCGGCTCCGCCCTCGCCGGCAAACCCGAGGCCTCCGCAGCCGACGCCGACGAAAAGGAGGACGGCTCCGACTTCGCCCTCTGGAAAGCGCACAAGCCCGAGGACGGCCCCAACCAGTGGCCCGGCCCGCGCAACGCCGCCGCCGGGCGCCCCGGCTGGCACATCGAATGCAGCGCCATGAGCAAGGCGATCCTCGGCCCGACCATCGACCTGCACACCGGCGGCGTCGACTTGCTCTTTCCTCATCACGAAAACGAAATCGCGCAAAGCCAGTGCTGCAACGACCGGACCTTCTCGCGCCACTGGTATCACAGCGAGCACCTCCTAGTTGACGGCAAAAAAATGAGCAAGTCGCTCGGCAACCTCTACACGCTCGACCAGCTCGCCGCGATGGGCCACACGCCGATGGCGCTTCGCTACGCGCTCCTCGCCGGGCATCCGCGCAAACAACTCAACTTCACACTCGACTCGCTCCACGCCGCCGAAAAAGCGCTCGCCACCTTCCGCGCCTTCGCCACCGCGCTCCCGCCCTCCGGTGGCGACGCCGCCGTGCTCGATCCGTTTTTCGCCGCCCTGCACGACGACCTCAACACACCCGCCGCCCTCGGCGCGCTCTTCACGCTCGTCAACCGTGGCCCCGCCGAATCGAAACTCGACGCGCCGGTTTTCGCGCGCGCCATGTTCGCCCTCGGCCTGAAACTCGACGCACCCGCCGCCCCGAAAATCGAAGTGCCCGCCGAAATCACCGCCCTCGCCGAGCAACGCTGGGCCGCGAAAAAAGCAAAGGATTTCGCCGCCGCCGACCGCCTCCGCGGAGAACTCACCGCCGCCGGCTGGACCATGCTCGACGGCAAGGACGGATACAAACTGGAACCGGCAAAAAAGTAG